A window from Bacteroidota bacterium encodes these proteins:
- the porQ gene encoding type IX secretion system protein PorQ, whose product MNNLKKFFGVIFFVALSLGLFAQESAMNTYDFLKLSNSARVASLGGDLISVKDNDLNLTFHNPSLLNSSMDNNIVLNYITYFSDINFGYISYSKSFEKKGNFAVGLHYINYGEFIEANEFGDITGNKFYASEYALNLLWSKSLDSLFSIGINMKPVYSKLETYESYGIAGDIGITYNNEKKLFAAALVVKNIGSQIKTYHDENFEPLPFDVQLGISVKAKHAPFRLSFLGHNLHKFDLTYEDPQNPSETIDPISGEVQSESKINRFSNKLFRHLIVGVEFIPSKNFFVNLGYNHQRREELKLSTRTYIAGFSWGFGLKLSKFKLSYGSATYHLAGSSNHFSLSMNLNEFYSKKS is encoded by the coding sequence TTGAATAATTTAAAGAAATTTTTTGGAGTAATTTTTTTTGTAGCCTTAAGTCTCGGTTTATTTGCTCAAGAAAGTGCAATGAATACATACGACTTTCTGAAACTAAGCAATTCTGCCAGAGTAGCTTCATTAGGCGGCGATTTGATTTCTGTGAAAGATAATGATCTAAATTTGACTTTTCATAATCCTTCATTACTAAACTCTTCGATGGATAACAACATAGTGCTTAATTATATAACTTATTTTTCTGATATAAATTTCGGATATATTTCTTATTCAAAATCTTTTGAGAAAAAGGGAAATTTTGCAGTTGGTTTACACTATATTAATTACGGAGAATTTATTGAAGCCAACGAATTTGGTGATATCACAGGGAATAAGTTTTATGCTTCAGAGTATGCTTTAAATTTGCTATGGTCTAAAAGCCTTGATAGTTTGTTTAGTATAGGAATTAATATGAAACCGGTTTATTCTAAGCTCGAAACATACGAATCATATGGAATTGCAGGAGATATTGGAATAACATACAACAATGAAAAAAAATTATTTGCAGCAGCATTAGTAGTAAAAAATATTGGTTCGCAAATCAAAACATATCACGACGAAAATTTCGAACCACTTCCTTTTGATGTACAATTAGGAATTTCGGTTAAGGCAAAACATGCACCATTTCGGCTTTCATTTTTAGGACATAATCTTCATAAATTCGACTTGACCTACGAAGATCCACAAAATCCTTCTGAAACTATTGATCCCATTAGTGGAGAAGTTCAATCCGAATCAAAGATTAATAGATTCAGCAATAAGCTATTCAGACACTTAATTGTTGGCGTAGAATTTATTCCTTCAAAGAATTTTTTCGTAAATCTTGGATACAATCATCAAAGACGCGAAGAACTGAAATTAAGTACAAGAACTTACATTGCAGGTTTTTCATGGGGTTTTGGTTTGAAATTGTCAAAATTCAAATTAAGCTACGGAAGCGCAACCTACCATCTTGCCGGATCTTCAAATCATTTCTCTCTGAGTATGAATCTCAACGAATTCTATTCAAAAAAATCATAA